CTTGAAAAAACGTTTTCAAAATTATCACAATTATTACAAAAGATCCTCACATTCCCCAAACGGTTCCATGACATTTCTgcgaaaatttttttttaaaaaaatggaaaagccCACAAAAACTTAAATGTACCCCAAACATGAGATATACACataaattccccccaaaaaccTTGAAAATTTATGGAAAATAGCCCAGAACCCACCAAaaatatttccatgaaaatccCTAACAATTTCAAAGGGTATtaccccaaaatttccaatAAACTTCTCCTCAACATTATGAATGAATTCCTCCAAAGACCCTAggaaaattatggaaaatttgcatggaaaatattccacaaaacagcaaaactgtTTCTCtaacatttccatgaaaattaagaaaatatttaaaagttcTTTCCCTCCAAATTCCAAGAATTTTACCCttaataaaaggaaaatttccatggaaaatattccaaaaactcccaaaatgtttaaataattaaacatgTTACTCAATAAACTGGAGTGATATGGAATCGAGGGAAAGTATCAGACTGTGTGGGGAGCTATCTGAACAACAGGAAACAGTTTGGGAAGATGGGTGGCCATTGTTTCAAATGTTTGAACATTACTTGTGGTGTCCCCCAGGGGTCAGTGTTAGGCCCCAAGCGGTTTCTTCTTTATGTCAATGACCTATCAAAAGTATCAACGGTATGGAAAATGGTCTTGTTTGCTGATGATACCAACATTTTTAGTTGTGGaaatgatccgaaacatttattAAATGTAATAACTGCAGAACACAAGTTAAAAATATGGTTTGATAGAAATAAGTTATCTTTTAatttacataaaacaaaaataatactgTTTGGGAACTGCAGGTCTAACTTACGAAATCCAGATCCAGATAGATGGGGTTAATATTGAAAGAgtaaatgaaatcaaatttcTTGGGGTGAAAATAGACGAACAAATCAACTGAAAATCACATATTAAACACGTACAATCCAAAGTGTCAAGAAGCGAAGCAATAATAAACAGAGCCAAACAGGTTTTTGATCACAAATCACTCGACATTCCATACTGTTCTCCAGTTTTACCGTATCTGAATTACTGTGGTAAGGCCTGGGGCAATAATTATAAAAGTACAACATATCCATCATTCATTCTGCAGAAGAGTGCTATACACATCATACATAAAGCTGGATATCGGGATCACATCAATTCACAATTCTTACAGTCAGAAATACTCAAATTCACAGatctttttacaattttaaacaGCCCACATACtattcaaagcaaaaaaaaaaaaaaatgtattaccaTGAAATATTCAACAATTGTTCACTGAAAGGGAAGGGGGTTATAATTTAAggggaaatttttattttaaaacaaggaGTGTGCGCACAATGAGAAAAAGTTTTAGTATGTCTGCCTGTGGTGTGAGACTGTGGAACAGTTTAAATGTGGAGCTAAAGGAATGTCCAAACATAAATCAGTTCAAAAAGCAGTATAAGGGGCTGATTCTCACCAGGTAGAGGGATGAGGAAAGGGTTTGATTATCACCAGGTGCTTACAGcttatttatctgttttggtttttattctttcttgTTGATCTTAAGGTTAAGTGTAGTTTGTGTTGTATTTCCCTGGAAATACCTGTTTAAATTCCTAAAATATCATCTTTTGGTAGTTTTAACATGTATGAATGGGGTAAAATATGTATTATTATTTGATACAGATAAACCTATCTGTGATTATTTTCGTTACAGTCTAATAAACAGTTATATTTTTGTACTAAGAAGCTCATATAAGAGGTCATATCTTGATACAGAAAGATTTTTGCCACAACTTAAAGATTGTTGCTAGAAGTAGTTTATATTGTGTAGAAAGATATTATTGTTGAAATCAATTTGAACTGTTCTAATTTATTAAGACGGGTGGGATTAAGTAAGATTGCACTGCTTCCCACTCCTTTTCAAACATGTAATCTATCATTAAGTGTTattgtaattgttttgtttcatctctctcttcaAAATTTGTATGTGTCCTCTGAAGGTACATGaccatttttcattattgtgCTTTTTACATGTTCGAAATAAACTTCACTAAGTAACTACATTTTTCCCTAAATTGTTATCCCCCCCAAGATCAATGAAAAAATTACATATATTTAATACATGTATACAGACTCACAAAAGCATCCATAAAAGCTTCAGCACtcagactcttctattgtgaagccatgctgttgtgatggatgtggtatgtggtttagcattgtcttgctgaaactGTCAAGGCCTTTCCTGACAGTGACGTCTggatgttgctctaaaacctctctacttttcagcattggtTGTtactttccagatgtgtaattTCCCACACCATAGACACTAAAGCAACTCCATACCAAGCTGGATGGTGCCTCTatagccttttctctgagttgctttgagtgttcttttgtcttcgtggtgtaatggtagccaggaatactgatgaaccagtgactggaccttccagacacaggtgtctatatactacaatcactgagacattCACTGATCCCCATTTCAGTCGCTTGTAGACAAGATCATGTTgatgtgctgaagttcaaacagagcatcagaactggtgaaaaaggtgaATCTGAACATGGCATCAAAAGCCCCTGACAAAGACCTCTCCCTCCATAAACAAGCCCACTCTCATGGATTAGACTGTAATGTGTAGTAATGGGCGTGGCAGACATGTTGACAGTTGGAGCAAACACCTAAATTAATCTTGTTCGTCTCAAATGTGTCATCATTGTTCCCAAACCTGTTCTACCAGCTGCATAAAGAGAGAGTTACCTGCCACTACCTTACACTCCGTCTACAGCTCTGTCCACCTGCGTTCGTCTTCCATCCTCCTCTCTACAACCATGCAAGAGAAAGACGTTTGCATATCCAGTCTGAAGGCAGCTGTGTGCCTCCTGGTCGGGACCTTTAACAAATATGCCGGCGCTGATGGATGTGCTGAGTCCTTGAACTTTGCTGAGTTCAAGGCATTGGTGCAGAATGAACTGCCTGAGCTGCTCGAGGTAATGTACACTCTTTGAGATTGTGGTGTGATAAAGCTTTGACATGATTGCTAAAGTGTGCTGTTCATGAGTGTACCACTATATCTGAACACATGTTTGTAATTCCTGCTTTTTGTGGGTCTTTTTAAGTTTGCCGATGTTCTGTACGGTTTGTTTAGGGAGATTTTGTGTGActaaatgttcaaatatttctAAAAGACCCACCCATTCTTACTTCCTGCTTCAGCatgaagttattttttatttctatctcCAAATGGCAATGTAGAACAAGGAAAAAGAATGACTTGAAACTTCCACGAACATGatttaaaatggcttaaatgttGTTTCGAACAGAACCCAAACTGCCAAAAAGAAATGGACGAGGTGTTCAGCAAGATGGACAGCAATGGAGACAAGGCCGTTGACTTCCAGGAGTATGTGACGACTGTAGCTGCTCTAGCATGCATCTTCCATGAGCTCTGCCCCAAGGTGTGAGCCGCCGCACTCTTGGGTGGGGTTATAAAAGGCAGACAAAGAGATAAACTCCATGTGATGATTGTTTTAACGACTGCAATAAAAGAGCTTAACAACAGTTGCATGTCtgaggtgtttccattacatgAACTCATGAGTGATGAAGGGGCATTCACGCCCAAGTAAAAAACTTGAACATTATTACACAGGAGGCGACACATTACCTAAATAAACAGCAGGTATGTTTAGTTCATGCTGTCATGACATACTTCTATGCTCTTTTGACTGCAGAAACTCTCCCTATGAATCTTTTAAGGAAGGAATCAGTGTCTAAATTTAGCCCTGGACTAGATCTAAACTTTTGAAACCTGCTCAGGTGGTCATCTTTTCCAGGCCCAGGGTCTATGGGAAATAGAGAAGAACATCCTACTGGAGTGAGCTGTTACTCTTGTTTTCTCAGAGTTGTGCCTGCTGCTGTCAGCACAACTGAAGCTAAATTGCCCTCtatgttttaatgtaaaaactccaattccaaaaaagttgggacgctgtgtaaaatgcagaaaaaaaaaacacaatgcgATGATCGTCAACTGTCAGACCTATATTTCATTCACtttagaacagaaacaacatatcaaatgttgaaactgagacattttaacattcattttaaaagtacAGCTTTATTaggatttgatggcagcaacacatctcaagaaagtagggacagggccatgtttatcTTGGTGTAGCATCTCCTCTCATTTTAATAACAGTCAGTTATCGTCTGGGGAGTgaggaggaatgttgtcccattcttgtccgATGAAGGATTCCAGCTGCTCTTGGGTCTTCTTCTATGATGCtacaaatattttcttttggtgaaaggtctggactgcaggcacctggactcttctactgtgaagccatgctgttgtgatggatgtggtatgtggtttagcatcatcatgctgaaatagtcaaggtcTTCCATGAAAGAAtattgctctaaaacctctatctacttgtcagcattgatagtgctttTCCAGATTTGTAAGTTGACCATGCCATAGGCAGTAAcgcaacctcataccatcagagatgcaggctttagaactgtgccaggataaTAAGCTGGATGGTAAGAAAAAACAGTCTGCACATCAAAAAGCTCCCACTTTCAGTCAGGTGATTATTGTGTGGTAAATTTGCTAAATTTGGTCATAGTTAGCTTTGGAGGCAcctcttaaagaaaaaaatcaatatgacagtttttttttaccgtAAATCCTTATTTTTGGGATATAAATTTTTGGGCTTgcattaatcacgattaactacAATCTACAATTAGTGCAGTGTTTTTTACAATTgcgattaatcacatgctttttTGGGTGACTTTTAACAAACTTTGGCTAAGTCACTGCAGCCTCTacctgcagtcacagtgatgtgaaatgaGTCCATCACTGTTCCCTAACATCTCAGCAGACAAGTCACCCCAGGGGACAAGTCAGAGTCATCTGAACTGTCAGAATTTTGTGCTGTTCTCTTATTGGCAGAAGTACAAAGAGAGCATTAGTTCAGCTTAAATGGTCATTGACCCAAAGTTTATTAAGGATTACATATAAAGTTTACAAAATGTCACTGGTATTATGAAACCATCACCTATTTACTGTTGacttatttcctttcaaatcCATAACAAACTCCTTTatccatggttaagttcatgtttaaGTCTTCAGTCTAACCACTGAGCAGGTCTGTATCCTAACAGGAAGTTAcacttagtttaagacagtagaaaatccaaaaatgacacaaaaacagttctaAATGCAAAATAGAGAAACTTTAGAGTGGGATTCAAAGGGTgggattaatcgtgattaactacagaTATCCTGAGATTTATCTCAATTAAAAATTGTAACCTTTAGACAGCCCCTGTATGTTACTGTATGTCTCCATTACATGCA
This genomic stretch from Cheilinus undulatus linkage group 22, ASM1832078v1, whole genome shotgun sequence harbors:
- the LOC121505033 gene encoding protein S100-P-like; amino-acid sequence: MQEKDVCISSLKAAVCLLVGTFNKYAGADGCAESLNFAEFKALVQNELPELLENPNCQKEMDEVFSKMDSNGDKAVDFQEYVTTVAALACIFHELCPKV